In Amycolatopsis sp. FBCC-B4732, the genomic stretch CGTGGCCACGGCAGTGGCTATGCCGCGCTGGCGCGCGGACGTGTCGACATCGATCGGCTACGCACCGCGCTGAGCGAGGTCTCCCTGCCGCGTGCCGCGGACGGGCGGCTGGTGCTGGCGGTGGATGTGACCTGCTGGCTGCGTCCGGAAGCCCACACCTGCCCGCAGCGGATCCTGTGTCACACCTACGGACGCGGCAAAGACCAGCACATGATGGTCCCAGGCTGGCCCTACTCTGTGATCGTCGCGCTCGAGTCCGGGCGCGGTTCGTGGACCGCGCCGCTGGATGCGGTCCGGCTCACCCCCGGCGACAACGCGGCGAACGTGACCGCCCGGCAGATCCGTGATGTCGTGGACCGGCTGGTCGCGGCCGGGCACTGGCAACCAGGAGACCCGCAGATTCTGCTGGTCGCCGACGCCGGCTACGACGGCCCCCGCCTGGCGCACGTGCTGGCCGATCTCCCGATCACCGTGCTGGTGAGAATGCGCACCGACCGGGTCCTGCATCGCCCGGTCGGCCCGCAGCCACCGGCCACCCTGAGCAGACCCCGGCGCCACGGCGCCGAGTTCGCCTTCGGCGATCCAGCGACCTGGGGTGAGCCTGATGTCGTCACCGACACCACGACCCGGCTCTACGGTCCTGCGTTGATCCGGGCCTGGGACCGGCTGCACCCGCGGTTGACCCACCGCATCGCCTGGGCCGGCCACGGCGGCCCTCTGCCGATCATCGAAGGCACCGTGATCCGGCTGCAGGTCGAGCGCCTGCCTTCCGGCGCGATCCCGAAACCGGTGTGGCTCTGGCACTCCCGCACCGGCCTCGGTCAGGCCGAGGTCGATCTGGCCTGGCAGGCGTTCCTGCGCCGGTTCGACATCGAGCACACCTTCCGCATGCTCAAGCAAACCCTCGGCTGGACCACCCCGAAACTCCGTGGGCCCGAGGCGGCCGACCGCTGGACCTGGTTGCTGTTGACCGCTTACACCCAGCTGCGCCTTGCCCGTGATCTGACAGCGGATCTGCGCCGGCCCTGGGAGAAACCCCGATCATCCGGTCGGCTCACCCCGGCCAGGGTCCGCCGGGGGTTTCGGAACCTGCGTCCACAACTTGGCTGTCCGGCCAGTGTCCCGAAACCTTCACGACCCGGTCCCGGACGTCCCTCCGGAACGCCCAACCACCGGCCCGCGTCACGCCACGACGTCCACACCGTCACCAGCTCGAACACCCGAAAACCCAGACGCGGCAAGAACGCCAAGTCGAGCAACCCACGACCACGCCGAACAGGTTAAAACTCAAGCTAGTCGGCCAGGGACAGCACCGTGCGCGCCTGCTCCACCATGGCCACGTCGAGGAACGTCCCGTCCGGCAAC encodes the following:
- a CDS encoding NF041680 family putative transposase produces the protein MLRQEFYRCLTRRADALFELTEAVLCSDGPVRSIAELSLAGEHRRGHGSGYAALARGRVDIDRLRTALSEVSLPRAADGRLVLAVDVTCWLRPEAHTCPQRILCHTYGRGKDQHMMVPGWPYSVIVALESGRGSWTAPLDAVRLTPGDNAANVTARQIRDVVDRLVAAGHWQPGDPQILLVADAGYDGPRLAHVLADLPITVLVRMRTDRVLHRPVGPQPPATLSRPRRHGAEFAFGDPATWGEPDVVTDTTTRLYGPALIRAWDRLHPRLTHRIAWAGHGGPLPIIEGTVIRLQVERLPSGAIPKPVWLWHSRTGLGQAEVDLAWQAFLRRFDIEHTFRMLKQTLGWTTPKLRGPEAADRWTWLLLTAYTQLRLARDLTADLRRPWEKPRSSGRLTPARVRRGFRNLRPQLGCPASVPKPSRPGPGRPSGTPNHRPASRHDVHTVTSSNTRKPRRGKNAKSSNPRPRRTG